DNA from Dehalococcoidia bacterium:
GATGCACATCACCAGCAGCATGACATGGAAGGGTTGCTCCAGGTCGAAGCCAAGGGAAAGTAGGTAAAACATGCTTCCCTCGCATAACCAGACCAGGAGCGAGGTAGCGGAGACGGCGAAGAGCCTCCCCGGTTGCCGGGGCACCTTTAGCCCGATGATCGCAGCGTCGAGCCATTCATCCCATTTAAGATTGGCTTTGGAAGGCAGGCGGCGAATCAACACCATCCCCATCTTGCGGGTAGTATCCGGTCTGAATGTAATAAACACCAATCCCAGAAGGCAGAACAGGAAGATGCCCATCGATACCCACCTGATCACCTCCACCCACCCGGTAAGCTCCGCCCCCTCCGGCAGGGACACGAAGAAGGATATAACCACCAGGAATAGAACCAAGGCCAGCCCATCGAAGATGCGCTCCACCCCGACCGTAGCCCCGACAGCCACCTTGCTGATTTTTTTCTTCTCGCCAAGTATGTATGCCCGCAGGAATATGCCCAGCCTCCCCGGGACTATATTGTTTAACGTAAACCCTATAACTATCAGGCGGAATAGATAGAGTGAGGAGAAACTGCCTAGTGGACGCAGCAGATACTGCCATCGAATCGCTCGGAAATAGACTCCGGTGAAGTAAACCGCCAGTGCGGGAAGCAGATATACGTAGTTAGCTTCAGCCAACGCCCGGCCCATCGCCATGAAATCCACACGATAGAAAAAAAGGGCCAGAAAGGCGATGCTGATTATCACCCCAATCCAAAGACGGCGACTTCTAAGCAATTATTCGCTCTCTAAGCTGCTATTATAGCGGAGTGGCGGATATGGAACAATCACGGGGCGTCCTTGCAGAAACAGACCATACCGTTTGAGGTCCAGTATGGATCCAAGGTCTCTCGATAAAGAATACAGCGCTAGCTATTTCCCCAGACGGACTAATTTTATACAGGAACTCGTTCGTCATCATGCCTTTACAGAATACAATAAATAACAACAGGGTGCGAATGTCCTCTCTGGTGATGTATAATATAGCCTCAAGTTAAGAATGTATTTTATAAGGAGAACAAGCAGATGGCAAGTGACACATACTTATCAGTTGTTTTTCCCGCTTACAATGAGGAAGCCAGAATTGAGACTGTTTTATCAACTTATTGTGATCACTTTGCAAATCAACAGATAGTAGTTGTGTGTAATGGATGTACAGATACCACACCAGCCATTGTCAATAGATTGTGTTTGAAATACTCGCAGATTAAGACCCTGTGTTTTGAGAAAAAACTGGGGAAGGGAGGTGCAATAATTGAGGGTTTTAAAGCAGCAGAGGGGGATAGAATCGGATTTGTCGATGCTGACGAATCTGTGGAACCAGATGACGTAATGAGGATGTTCGATGCTCTATCAAAATCAAATGTTGATGGTTTGATTGCATCGCGAAGATTAAAGGAATCAAGAATACTGATTAAGCAACCTTGGAAAAGAAGGGCTGGAAGCATAGTCTTTAATATACTTGTCAGAATGATGTTCAATCTAGATTATAGAGATACACAATGCGGCGCCAAGGTTTTTACGAGAGTGGCGATAAAGAACGTTTTGGATTCGTTGATTACAACAGGATTTGAGTTTGACGTTGAACTACTTTGGAAACTAAAAAATAGAGGCTATAAGGTTATAGAGTTTCCTATTACATGGAAGCATTCAGAAGGCTCGACTTTTCATCTATCCAATGCTCCTAAGATGTTCTTGGGGCTGTTGCTATTGAAGGTGAGAAGATGGAAATAGCAGAATACGAGAAGATGTATCACTTTGAGGAGAAATACTGGTGGTGGATTGGAAAGCGGGAACTTATCAAAGGAATTATAGATAAATTTATATTGAAGTTGGATTCTGGAGCGATTTTAGATGTCGGATGTGGCACAGGGATGAATTTGAAGTATTTGGAGGACTATGGGGCAGTTATTGGCTTAGACTCATCCAAGGAAGCCCTCGATTTCTGTAAAATACGTGGCGATAAGAATCTCATCCTAGGAGATGCCGAAAGGCTGCCTTTCGAAGATGATGCGTTTGATTTGATAACCGCACTTGATCTTCTAGAACATATAGACGATGACAAGGCTTTAAAAGGATTCCATAGGGTTCTAAAACCTAATAGTCCTCTTGTGTTAACTGTTCCAGCCTGGAGTTTTCTTTGGAGTAGACACGATGAGGCATTGCATCATAAAAGGAGATACAGCAAAGGTCACTTGAGAGATATTATGGAAGCCAATGGATTTCTTATTGAAAAGCTTAGTTATTGGAACTTCTTCTTATTCCTTCCTATAGTGGCAATGCGATTGATGAAAAGAAGGAGCATAAATCAAAAGGTAGAAACGGATGTTGAGGAATTGCCAGCTACTATAAATAGGCTTCTCACGTTCATTTTGAGGACTGAATCATACCTTATCCCCCATGTGAATCTGCCTATAGGCATAAGTCTTATGTGTATAGGAAAGACGATGAAATGACTACGGTAAATGAATATAAGGGTATCGTGTTCTTCAATCCACCAATAGGTATGAAGATAAAATATGGGGTGCCTACTCACAGAGTACGTTTTTCACAGATGGTCATTTAATATCCCCCCGCTTTTATCAAGTTCATAGCCTATAGGGAGCCTAACGACCCTCTATGGGAAATTTCCATATTCATAGATCGCCTTCCATAGCGCCTTGCTTCTTTGTCAATTTCTGCCGCTCTCCGATAACCTTAGACAGTGAGAGATTCTCCATCCATAGGAATACGAACCCGAGCGGAATCGTAAGCATTAGTATGAGAGCATGCAACACGAGTGTGTAAGAGCTAGCAACACCAACAGTGATACCAAAGGCTATCAGGGTTTGCTGCAAGGCGAAATCGAACGGCCCCAAGCCGCCTTGAGTCATAAGCAGCACCCAAGCCAGGTTGGCAACTGACATAGCCAGTAGATAGACATAGAAGGGTAACCCCAAATCGAAGGCAAAATCCAACATGTAAAACAATCCCGCCTCACTAAGCCAGACCAGCGCGGCCAACATAAATACAATGAGGAGTTGACCCGGGCTACGCATTATCCCCAATCCTTCGATAAGAAGGAGCAACCACCGCTCTGTCCTCTCCCGCAACCGCTTGGGTAGGAAGCGCAGTACCACATTGATTGCCGCTCGAGCGAGCCTTGGTGAGAAAACTAAGACAAGGCACAACACTAGCGCCCCTATAAAGAGACCGGACGTAATATAAATGACCTGCTGGAGTAAGCCCTCTAAAGGAATAAAAAAGGAAATTATTGCCGCAAAGAGGATAAGTATCACCCCATCTGATATCTGCTCCACCACCATGGTGCCTCCAACGGCCATCTTGCTTATGTTCTCTTTCTCCCCGAGTATATAGGCTCGAGCAACTATACCCAGACGTGCAGGCAGGACGTTGTTTACCAGCATGCCGACCACGATAAGCGGAAAGAGTCGTATGGAGGAGAAACTCCCCAGCGGTTTCAAGAGGAAGCGCCAGCGCACTGCGCGAAAATAAATACCTAAATAATATATTAATATTCCGGGTAGTAGAAAGAGATAATTCGCCTCGCCAAGTGCCCGCCCCATCTCGCCGATGTCATCGCGTACTTCAAAGATAAAGAGGAACAGGAAAACAAGGGTAATTACCAGACCAATCCAGAAACGGCGGTTCTTGAGCAATACACGCTCCCCAAGTGGCTATTTTGCCATTATAGAGCAGA
Protein-coding regions in this window:
- a CDS encoding lysylphosphatidylglycerol synthase transmembrane domain-containing protein, with protein sequence MLKNRRFWIGLVITLVFLFLFIFEVRDDIGEMGRALGEANYLFLLPGILIYYLGIYFRAVRWRFLLKPLGSFSSIRLFPLIVVGMLVNNVLPARLGIVARAYILGEKENISKMAVGGTMVVEQISDGVILILFAAIISFFIPLEGLLQQVIYITSGLFIGALVLCLVLVFSPRLARAAINVVLRFLPKRLRERTERWLLLLIEGLGIMRSPGQLLIVFMLAALVWLSEAGLFYMLDFAFDLGLPFYVYLLAMSVANLAWVLLMTQGGLGPFDFALQQTLIAFGITVGVASSYTLVLHALILMLTIPLGFVFLWMENLSLSKVIGERQKLTKKQGAMEGDL
- a CDS encoding class I SAM-dependent methyltransferase; protein product: MEIAEYEKMYHFEEKYWWWIGKRELIKGIIDKFILKLDSGAILDVGCGTGMNLKYLEDYGAVIGLDSSKEALDFCKIRGDKNLILGDAERLPFEDDAFDLITALDLLEHIDDDKALKGFHRVLKPNSPLVLTVPAWSFLWSRHDEALHHKRRYSKGHLRDIMEANGFLIEKLSYWNFFLFLPIVAMRLMKRRSINQKVETDVEELPATINRLLTFILRTESYLIPHVNLPIGISLMCIGKTMK
- a CDS encoding dolichyl-phosphate beta-glucosyltransferase, whose translation is MASDTYLSVVFPAYNEEARIETVLSTYCDHFANQQIVVVCNGCTDTTPAIVNRLCLKYSQIKTLCFEKKLGKGGAIIEGFKAAEGDRIGFVDADESVEPDDVMRMFDALSKSNVDGLIASRRLKESRILIKQPWKRRAGSIVFNILVRMMFNLDYRDTQCGAKVFTRVAIKNVLDSLITTGFEFDVELLWKLKNRGYKVIEFPITWKHSEGSTFHLSNAPKMFLGLLLLKVRRWK
- a CDS encoding lysylphosphatidylglycerol synthase transmembrane domain-containing protein; the encoded protein is MLRSRRLWIGVIISIAFLALFFYRVDFMAMGRALAEANYVYLLPALAVYFTGVYFRAIRWQYLLRPLGSFSSLYLFRLIVIGFTLNNIVPGRLGIFLRAYILGEKKKISKVAVGATVGVERIFDGLALVLFLVVISFFVSLPEGAELTGWVEVIRWVSMGIFLFCLLGLVFITFRPDTTRKMGMVLIRRLPSKANLKWDEWLDAAIIGLKVPRQPGRLFAVSATSLLVWLCEGSMFYLLSLGFDLEQPFHVMLLVMCIATLSWFILVAPGGVGTFDWFGRETLVVFGVSMAAASAAILLIHAALLLPVIALGFLFLWMENISMAQVIGGGKGLAEKCEPG